The nucleotide sequence CTATCCTCTTGGCGGTCAGGTTCAGCAACGGTAAAGAGGCGGTCATAGAGGCGCGCTTCGGCTTCTATTGCGTGGGCTACTGATACCCAATGCAATGTACCTTTTACCTTGCGCATACTCGCTTCGGTACCACTACCGCTACGGCTGTCGGGGTCGTAAGTACAATGTATTTCGGTAATATTTCCTTGAGCGTCTTTCACTACGCTTTCAGCTTTGATGATATAAGCATTCTTCAAACGTACTTCTCCTCCTAATTTTAATCGGAAATACTTTTTATCAGCTTCTTCGCGGAAGTCGTCGCGCTCGATATACAATTCACGGCTAAAAGGCACCTTACGATAGGTCATAGGGGTTACCTCAGGGTTATTTTCGGCATCAAGCCATTCTTCTTGTCCCTCAGGATAATTGGTAATCACCACCTTCACAGGGTCGAGTACTGCCATTACGCGGTTCGCTTTTTTATTGAGATCTTCGCGCACGCAGAATTCTAAAAGAGATACATCGATGAGGTTTTCGCGTTTGGCAATACCAATGGTATCGGCAAATTTACGAATGGCTTCGGGGGTATACCCACGGCGACGTAAGCCTGAGATAGTAGGCATACGGGGGTCGTCCCAGCCTGCAACGTAGTTTTCGGTTACCAACTGCAAGAGTTTTCGCTTACTTACAATAGTATGACTCAAATTCCTCCGTGCAAATTCTCTCTGTTTCGGTCGTACGCTCCCCCTTTGAAGGGGGGTAGGGGGGATGTTACTTCCCTCTCCTTTGGGGAGGGCTGGGGTGGGGATTACCTGGTCTAAAAACCAATCGTACAACTCTCTGTGTGGTAAGAATTCCAACGTACAAAGGGAGTGAGATATTTGTTCGAGATAGTCGCTTTCTCCGTGCGCCCAGTCGTACATAGGGTAAATATGCCATTTGTCGCCTGTGCGGTGGTGAGAAGCGTTCATAATACGGTAGATGATAGGGTCGCGCATTAGCATATTAGGCGATGCCATATCTATCTTGGCGCGGAGTACATAAGTACCATTTTCAAACTCACCATTTTTCATACGCTCGAAAAGGGCGAGGTTTTCCTCAGGAGAGGTATTGCGATAGGGGCTCTCGGTTCCTGCTACCGTTGGCGTACCTTTTTGAGCGGCAATCTCTTCCGATGTTTGTTTATCTACATAGGCTTTCCCTTGTTTGATGAGCATTACCGCCCAGTCGTAAAGCTCTTGAAAATAGTCAGAAGCGTAGCATTCCTTATCCCATTTATAGCCGAGCCACGCTACATCGTGGCGAATTGCATCTACGTATTCTTGTTCTTCCTTAGAAGGGTTGGTATCGTCAAAACGCAAGTTTACAGGGGCGTTGTAGCGCAAGCCCAATCCGAAGTTGAGGCAAATAGAACTCGCGTGACCAAGGTGCAAATAGCCATTCGGTTCTGGAGGGAAGCGAAAGCGTAAGGCGCTGGCGGGAAAGCCTTTCGCAAGGTCTTCCTCAATGATATTTTCTATAAAGTTATTAGAGCGTTGTTCTTTTAATTCTTCTGACATCTTTTTTAATGATTAATGATGAATGGTAGATAGTTAATTCTTGTTTTCAAGGTGCAAAGATACAAATAATTTCTTAATTTACTAATTAACCAATTGCTCTCATTCTTTTGGCAAAAGCAATAGCTTCCACTATATTATCTACTTGTAGTTTTTCGAGGATATTTTGCCTATGGCGGTTTATTGTATGTACACTGATGTTCAATTTTTCGGAGATTTTTTTGCTGAACATTCCTTCATTTGCTAGTAGCAACATCTCTTTTTCGAGAGGCGTAAGTTGTATATCAGTACCAAAGGTCAACTCGAAAAGCACTATCTCGTCAGTAAGATAGTTGATTATCTGGAAACGTATTGGCTAGTTAGCCCACTGCTATGGAGAAGTGTCCATAAAGCCCATAGCCAACCAATTGTTACTTTGCACTGCCAAGAGTTGCATTTAGTAAATCACACGCGTGTACTTTTCCCTATTTAAAACTCTAAACTCGTATACATACTTGTATTGCACTTGCTGTTTAGCGGGCAAGTCTTCTAAAAATCTTCATATCTGAACGTGTATTTACTCAACTGCTCACTTCCCTTGCTTTGTATAGCAACATTTAGAGGTAAATCCGAGTGAGTTTTATCAGTAATAATAAACTCCCCGTGTCGTATGTATCACGCGGGGATTTTATTTTTGTAGCTACGGAAGCTTACTATGGTAATTTTGGACCTTTCCAGCCTCTGGTTACTAAAACATATTGAAAATAATCGGTAGTATATTTACCCTCCTCAGGTGTTATCTTTCCCATAAGGAAACTAATAGGTGATTTAAAACCAACAACATCTTGACAGTGTGCATAAGGAGAATCTTTACTGTTGAGCTTGTAAAGTACAATTGAAGGATTTTCAGAGGCTTCTTTGAAATTTTCTGCATTTGTGAAATAGAAGATAGGCCCATCGCAGTTTGCCCAAGAAATCATCTCGTTAGGGCTCGTTGGCATACCCAAACCTTTTGGAAGATACATTTCTGAATCGAAAGGACGATGCATCACAGAAATCACCGTATAATCTTTCTGTTTTAGAAGAGCAGCAAAACATTTTCTCCCGTTGTATTTTTCCTGATAGATATGTCCGCTACCCAAAGAGCAATAATAGTTTCTTTTTCTATCACTCACACTATCTAACTGCTTGATAGTTAAATCAAAATTACTCATCATAACACTATCGCGATTGTGCTTAAAGGCTTCTTGTTTACCTAAAAGTCCATAAACTCGTATCTTTTGATCCTTTGGTAGTGTTTGATTATAGTTGTAAAGTATCTTCCATTTTTCAAGATACTCCTGTGTTTGGCGCTGCGGGATATTCTCTTTAAGATTGTTGAAGTGTTGTTTCAACAACGTTTCATCAGGAGTGTCAGTATTTAGGTATTGATTCAGAAGTTCAGCATCTTCGGTAAAAAATTCATTAAAATAATCAGTAACTCCAAACTTTTTGTTCAGGTATATCAAGAGTTGAGCGTCAAAAAGTTGTGTCTTGGTAAATCCGTGAATCTCACCAAACATAAACACAGTAGATGTATTAACCTCTGCAAATAATGTTGTATCGGAGATAGTGCATTCTGACGGTAATATTATGCTATTAGCTTTAAGGTAATTTACTTTTTCTTCACTAATATTACCACGTAGGAAGAACCCATAAATAAAGAAATATGCAATAGGCAATACAGTTAAGAGCAAGAAAATAACAAGGATAGTAAGTAGTATTTTTTTTATTACTTTTTTCATAACATAACTATTTAGTTAATAAATATAAACACACAAGAATTTAAGTAAAAAGAATCTCATTTCCTTAAATTCACAACAAAAGTACAAAATTAATTTTAATGAATAGATAATTAATGAGTATTTTTTTGTACAGCAACATTTATAGGTAAGTCCGAGTGAATTTTATTTATTGCTTGATGTGCTATGACCCGTACTACGACCTTATTGCTTCAATGATATTACCTACTTGTAGTTTTTCGAGGATATTTTGGCGGTGGCGGTTTACGGTATGTACGCTGATGTTCAATTTTTCGGAGATTTCTTTACTGAACATTCCCTCTTTGGCAAGGGCGAGTATTTCTCTCTCGCGTGGGGTGAGGAGGGTATTAGTAGCACTTTCGATAGCAAAAGGTACAATCTCATCGGTAAGGCAGTTTTTTATCTGAAAGCGGACAGAAGTGTTTGCCGATTGTTCAGGAGCGAGGTCTATGATGCCCATTCCGAGAAAATTATCGTCTTTAAAGGCTAATATGCGCATTTGGTAAATCATTCGTACATACTTTCCTCTATCCAAGACTCTCATTTCATAGATATATTTGTAAGTTAGCTTTTCTTCCTCGGGGAGCGTGTCCAAAAACTCCCATACTTTTTTATCAATTCGTCTTACCACTTCTAAATCATCGGGATACACCAATTTCTCAATATTGAGTTTATCAGAAGCTTGAATATCTTCGGTTACATATTCGGTTACATAATAGTAACGACCGAATCTATCTAACAGAAAAACAGCAAAACTACCTGCTTCTTCTAAGATTTTTAAGTGTGGAATGTATTCCTGTGCTATTTCCTCTATGCTTTTATCGGTTGTCATCTTCAAAATGGTTATTTTTCAGTATTGTGTAGTTATGCCCGCCGGCGTAATTTTGCGCCAAAGATAATCAAATATTTTTAAAAGATGAAGAATCAAACACGAACCATTAGAAATTTATGTATTTTTATTTTCGTAGCCCTCAGTTGTGGCTGGATAGGCGTATGGGTTGATTCGCTTACGGGTGAAACGACAGGTGATTTCAGTGATACCAGTAATGGTACTAGCGGAATGGGTATTTTTATCGTTGCTCCAGTGCTTACTTGGCTTCTGTTGCGCGCCTTTATGGGTGATGGTTGGCGCGATGCAGGGTTGCGTCCGCTTATCAAGAAAAACTTACGTTGGTATGGGCTGGCAACCCTTATTTACCCTGCGGTGATTGCCGTTACCCTGCTTATAGGGGAGCTTTTTGGCTGGCTAGATGTACAAATCCGGTGGACGGACTACCTTGCGGGCTTTGGTATTTTTGTAGTAGCCGAATTTGTAAAGAATTTCTTTGAAGAATCGTCGTGGCGAGGGTATCTTACCGCCCGTTTGCTCAGTTTGAATATTAAAGATGTGTGGCTTTACCTCATTGTGGGGGTAGTGTGGTGCTCGTGGCATTGGCCTTACTTTTTCTACTTTATAAAACCCGAACAGATATTTGCTGTATTCCCTTACGATAAGGTTACTTTTTGTATAATGGCATTAGTGTGCTGCATCTCCTGGACGGTGATGTATACCGAACTTTTCCGCCTTACCAAGTCGATATGGCCTGGGGTGTGGATGCACGCTATTGAGGATACCACTATCAACAGTTTGATATACGATAAGCATATTTTTATAGAAACGGGCAAACATATACTCATTTCCCCTGTTTCGGGCATAATCCCTTGTCTGCTGTTCCTTGGCGTAGGTTTATGGCTACGAAGAATTAGACTTATACAAGAACAACTCTGACATTACAAGATATTAACATTTGGTAAAATAAGATTATTCGTGTAAGATAACCGTCTCCTAAATCTCTTTCTGAGGGAATAGGAGATGGTTTTCTTTACCTTAGCGTTACTATGTTCTTTTTATTAGAGAGATATCTAAATCGCTTTCCCTCTGCCTTTCAGTCCCTACATTTTCTTCTTCCAAGATAACCAGCGAATGTTCATAGCTGGGTATGTGCACTGTGATAGCAGAGTATGCGATAGCGGAGATGTTTACTCCCTTTATTACCGTCAAAACCAGTGTTTACCACTCTTTTTTAACTTTTTATTCTCAATTACTTACATACTCTATTTCCAATTCTTCAAAAACCCTTTACTCTTCTTTCTCACCTCACTTCTCTCATAACAACCTGTGTAACTCACATACTTTTCTTTGCGAATATTTGTCATTTCCCTAAAAACACCTACCTTTGCCACCTCAGTAGCCACTAATTATTATACTTATGCCTACTTACAACAAAATATTCGAAAACAATCGTCAATGGGTAAAACACCGCAAAGAGGGCGACCCTCATTTCTTCAAGAAACTCGCCGAAGACCAAAACCCCGATTACCTCTATATAGGTTGCTCCGATAGTCGTGTAGCTGCCGAAGAGTTAATGGGTGTAGGTCCTGGTAAAGTGTTTGTACACCGCAATATTGCCAATGTAGTAAACACCCTCGATATGAGCTCTACTGCCGTGATACAATACGCCGTCGAACACCTGCAAGTAAAGCATATTGTCGTATGTGGTCATTACGATTGCGGAGGTGTAAAAGCTGCTATGCAAGCCAAAGACTTTGGTTTGTTAAACCCTTGGTTACGTACCATTCGCGATGTATACCGCTTGCATCAAGCAGAACTCGATGCCATTACTGATGCCGACCACCGTTACCGCCGTTTGGTAGAACTGAACGTAGAAGAACAGTGTTTCAATGTTACCAAAATGGCAGTTGTGCAAGAAAGTTATCTCAAACACCAATACCCTGCTGTTCACGGTTGGGTATTCGATATTCACACCGGCGAACTCATAGACCTTAATCTCGACTTCGAAGCCTTCCTTCATAAAATCCAAAAGATATACGACCTCACCGGACAAGAATGGTATAAACCCTACTAATTTCACTCAATAGTTAAAAGTCAAAAGACGTCATATATTAGCTCCAACTATTCTATGGCTACTTTACAACGAACTTATATTAAATACAATTTCTCTCAAAAACTTCTTTATAAACACCTATTCTACCACGTCTATCTTTTCGCTCCCCTAAGTCTCTCCGATAGCACCCACTTTTTTAACCTATCTCATAAAACTTTTTCACCGCCTCACCCTCGTTATTCGTCCCCCGTCATTACTTCTCTTTTCCGTCCCTACATTCCCCCTCATTGAGGAAGTCCGCGAGAGCGGAGTATGTGTAAAAGGGGGAGGTTATCCCCTATTGCTTATGCCCTAAGACCCCACACCACCCCATTTTCTCATTTCCAAATTTGCTAATTCCCTAATTATTCCTTCTCTTTTCCGTCACTACATTCCCCCTCTCCTTGGGAGAAGTCTCCGAATAGGAGAGTATGTGATTGGGGTGAGGATTCCCTTTCTTTCGCCTCGAACCCCCGTTTTTCCCATTTTTATACTCGTTGTATCATATTATGAATCAACTATTTATATACCCTTTCTATACCAATCGTCCAAGATTCGTATAAGCTTCCTATAAGCTCTCTATAAGCTAACCCCACCCTCCTTACAGCCTTTTTTCATCAAAACTCCTTTTAACTCTCTTCCGAACTCCTCCGATATCTTCCGAATCCTCCAACCCTCCATATTTGCTAATTTTCAAATTTGCTAATCTACTAATTTTTTCCCGCCCGTCGTGCTACGGCTGTCTGTGTGGCTGGCACCTTTGGCAAAGTTGATTAGTGGTATTATTGACATTTCTGGTATTATTGACATTTACCTCATTTTCTCATTCTCTCATTTTCTAATTTGCTAATTTTCCCCGCCCGTCGTGCTACGACCTCACACCCGCCTGTGTGGCTCACACTTTCTTCCTTTTTCTTTTGAAAAGTGTTAAAATTAATAATAATACACTTTCTTTTATTTTCTCCTTATCTATTGTAATTCATATGATTATCCCCTCTATTTAGCGAAGTATATAAAATTATTTAAAAATATTAGCTATAATTGTTTGGTAGATATAATAAATAGTTGTACTTTTACGCCGTAAATTTCATTTAATAGCCAAACTTATGAAAAGAAAGTATTTAACATTTGTTATGTTTGTGTTAAGTTGCTTTTTAACAACTCTTATGGCACAAACCATCTCAGTAAAAGGTAAAGTTACTGACGATAAGAAAACGCCTTTACCCGGAGTTTCCGTAGTGGTTAAAGGCTCCACGCACGGTACATCTACTGATTTTGACGGTAATTACCAAATCCAAGCCAAAGCAGGCGATGTGCTTGAGTTTAGCTTTGTAGGGTTTACTACCCAGACTAAAAAAGTTGTAGGGGGGGGGAATTCTTATACAGTTAATGTACAACTAAAAGAAGATACCCAGCAACTCAGCGAAGTGGTAGTGGTGGGGTTTGCCACTCAAAAGAAAGAAAACCTTACAGGTGCAGTAACCTCAGTAGATTCCAAAGCATTAGAGAATCGCCCCGTAAACAACGTAACCCAAGCCTTACAAGGAAACGTTTCGGGGTTGAACTTTTCGGTAGGAAATGGAGGTGGACAGTTGGATAGTAACCTTTCATTCAACATTCGCGGAACAGGTACTATTGGTTCAGGTTCTAGTGGTAGTCCGTTAGTACTTATAGATGGTATGGAAGGCGATATGAATACTTTAAATCCTAATGATATAGAAAGTATTTCGGTATTGAAAGATGCAGCTTCGGCTTCTATTTATGGGTCTCGTGCAGCTTTTGGGGTGATTTTGGTAACTACTAAATCAGGTAAAGATGGTAGAATGACAATGAATTATAGTACCAATTACCGTCTTGCCTCACCAGTAGGTATCCCTAATATGTTGGATTCAGAAAGTTTTGCTTATTACTTCAATGAAGCTCAAAAGAATAACGGAGGAGCTCCTGTATTTGAAGATCGTATTGTGCAGAATATCAAGGCATATAAAGCAGGATTGCTAAAAGATGCTACCGATTGGAACCCAACCAAAGATGGAAACGGTGCTTGGAATGACTACAAGCAAAGTTGGGCTAATGTAGATTGGTTTAAAGAGTTTTATAGAACTTCTGCTCCTTCACAAGAGCATAATTTCACAGCTCGTGGAGGTACTGAAAAGATAAAATATTACGTGTCATTAGGTTGGCTTGATGCTGAGGGATTATCTCGCTATAATACCGATAAAATGTCGCGTTATTCAGCACAAGGGAAAATATCAGCACAAATACTTCCTTATTTAAAGTTGGATTATAATTCCCGTTTTAGTCGTATAGATTTCTCCCGTTCTTCTTATTTAGGAGGATTATTTTTCCACAATATAGCAAGACGTTGGCCTACTTTGCCACTCAAAGATCCCAATGGGCATTATATGAATGGTAATGAGATAGCACAGCTTAATGAAGGACGCGATAAAACACAAAGTGATGAACTTACCCAACAATTAGCTTTGGTATTCAACCCTATAAAAGGATGGGTAACCAATGTAGAGCTCAACTATCGCACTTCTACTGTCTTTAATAATTGGTACTACTTGCCTATCTACAAATATGGCTTACACGGAGAGCCTATTGCTATCTCACGTGATGGTTCAGCACCTGCAGGTCATTCAAAAATAAGTGAAGCAGCAGGGCGTTATAACTTCTTTAATACCAATATTTATTCATCTTACACAAAAGAAATTGAAAAACATACGGTTACTGTTTTAGCAGGGTTTCAATCTGAACTAAACAAAACACGTCATTTTTGGGCTTCTCGTGATGGTTTGTACAGCAAAAACTCTCTTTCACTGAACACCTCAGGAGGAAAAAATGATGATGTAGGAGGTGATTATCAACACTGGTCAACCGCAGGTTTCTTTGGTAGGATCAACTACAATTATGACAGCAAATACTTATTGGAAGTGAATGCTCGTTATGACGGTAGTAGCCGTTTCTTGCGCGACCAACGTTGGAACTTGTTTACTTCAGCTTCTGTCGGTTGGAATATTGCCAAAGAAAGCTTTTGGGAACACCTTGGCAAATTTGGTGAAGCGGTAAGTGAGTTTAAGCTAAGAGGTTCTTATGGAGAATTGGGTAACCAAAATACTGATAGCTGGTATCCTTTCTATCAAACAATGAATATAGGGGCTAACAATGGTAATTGGCTACTCAATGGAGATAAGACCAATACAGCCTACGCTCCAGGGTTAATAGCCTCTACTCTTACCTGGGAAAAAGTAGCTTCTTGGAATGCTGGTTTTGACCTAACAGCTTTAAAAAACCGTTTTAAGTTTACTTTTGAATTGTTTAGCCGTAAAACCTATAATATGGTAGGTCCTGCACCAGAACTTCCTCCTGTATTGGGTACTTCTCCTGCTCGTATCAACAATACCGATATGGTATCAAACGGATTTGAAATTATAACCAGCTGGAATGACAAAATAGGAGAAAATTTCTCGTACAACATTAAAGCTAATCTTACCGACAGCCGTCAAAAAATTACAAAATACCCTAACAAGAATAACTCCTTAGGAAATTATTACGAAGGACAGTATTTGGGTGAAATATGGGGCTACCAAACACGTGGCATTGCTAAAACAGATGCAGAGATGACCGAATGGTTAAAAACACACGACCAAAGTGCTTTGGGTAACAACTGGGCAGCAGGTGATATAATGTATGAAGACCTCAATGGTGATGGTAAAATCAACGGAGGTTCTAATACTGTGGGTGACCCAGGTGATAGAAAAATTATAGGAAACACTACTCCTCGCTATAATTTTGGACTACTTGTTGATTTGAAATACAAAAACGTATATTTCAGTATGTTTTGGCAAGGTACAGGTAAGCGCGATTTAATCTTCAACGACTCTCCTTATTTTAGAGGAGCTAACCAAAACGTATGGCAATCAGCAGGCTTTAAAGAGCATTTAGATTACTTCCGTCCCGAAGGTACTGACAGTCCTTTTGGTACTAATGTAGATGCGTATTACCCACGTCCTACTATGGACGGTGGAGGAAAGAACTTTGTGGGTCAAACCCGTTGGGTACAAAATGCAGCCTATGTGCGTTTGAAAAATATACAATTAGGTTATGACTTCCCTTCTGATATTATGAAAACTATTGGTATAGACAATTTGCGAATTTATATCTCAGCCGATAACGTATTTACCTTTACCAAACTCTCTAAGATATTCGACCCAGAAGCCAATGGAGGTTCTTGGGGACAAGGCAAGCTATACCCTCTTTCAAGAGTGATTTCAACAGGATTAAGTTTAACCTTCTAAAAGACTAATACGATGAAAAAGATATATAAAAATATAATCATAGCTACCTTTTCGGTAGGGCTTATAGGATGTAATAAGTTTTTGGATAGAGAGCCATTATCAAACATCACTCCTCAACAGTATTTCAATACCGAATCGGATATGGCGGCATATACCATTAGTTATTATAATTTTCCTACTCACGGAGGATATAGTATAGGGCGATTCAAAGCAGATAATGGTACTGACAACCAAGCCGATAGAAGTCCTAATGCTGCATGGCTAAAAGGACAATGGCACGTACCTACTGGAACAGATGGGTATGATTTTGGGAATATCAGAGCTATCAACTATTTTATAGCAGAAGTAACCCCAAAAATAGAGGAAGGAAAAGTAGTAGGAAATCCTGCTAATATCAACCACTACTTAGGTGAAGCATACTTTTTAAGAGCTTATGAATATTTTAATCGTTTAGAAAATTACGGAGATTTTCCTATTATAAAAACAGTACTTCCCGATAATGAAGACGAGCTAATAGAAGCTTCCAAACGTCGCCCTCGCAATGAGGTAGCCCGCTTTATCTTAGAAGATTTAGACAAAGCTATCAGTTTATTAAAATCAAGTCCTGTGGAAGGTAAAAATCGTATCAGCAAAGAAGTTGCGCAGCTTTTCCGCTCGCGTGTAGCTCTTTTTGAAGGTACTTGGCTCAAATATCACAAAGGTACAGCCCACGTGCCAGGAGGTGCTGGTTGGCCAGGGGCTAATATGCCTTACTTATCAGGATTTTCTATTAACATAGACACTGAAATTAATTACTTTTTGACAGAAGCAATGACTTCTGCCAAAGCTGTAGCCGATGCTTTTCCATTAGTAACCAACAACCACAATACTACTGGTGCTGATGTATTTAGTAATCCTTATTTCAAAATGTATGGAGACAATAGTCTATCAGGCTATTCAGAAGTGTTGTTTTGGAGACAGTACAGTGCTGAAAAAAGTGTAGGACATTATACCAATGGTTTCTTGACTGGTGGTGGTAACAGTGGGTATACACGTGGTTTTGTAGATACTTTCTTGATGAAAAACGGTTTGCCTATTTACGCCAATGGTTCTGGCTACCAAGGTGATACCGATCTTACTACTGTAAAAGTAAACAGAGATGAGCGCTTGCAACTCTTTATGCGTGTACCAGGTGATTATTTGGCTGTTACTCAGCAAGTGAATAACTATCCTGACATTATCAACTCAATAGTTGAAAGAAAATCGGTAACAGGATATGACGTAAAAAAAGGATTGAATGGCGAAGCTAAGTATCTTACCGATGCAGTGCTTACTGAGACAGGTTGTATAGTATTCCGTGCTGCCGAGGCTTACCTTAACTATATTGAAGCTTGCTATGTAAAAAACAATAGCCTTGATAATGATGCTAGCCGTTATTGGAAAGCTTTACGCGCTCGTGCTGGAGTCAGTGAGGATTATAGTGCTACTATAGCCGCTACCGACCTTAACAAAGAAAACGACTGGGCGGTCTATTCAGCAGGACAAAAGGTAGATGCTACTTTGTATAATATTCGTCGTGAACGCCGTTGTGAGTTCATAGCTGAGGGAATGCGCAATAACGACCTTCGTCGTTGGCGCGCTATGGATCAGCTCCGCAATTATCAAATAGAAGGAATGAATCTTTGGACAAGTATGTATGATAAGGATACTTATAAGAATACTGATGGTACTTCTAAATTAATAGCTTTACCTGCTGCGAGTCCTAATATATCGGCAAAAGCGTTGAGCGTGTACATTCGTCCTTACCAAATTATACAACAAAATAACTTGTATTACAATGGTATTACTTGGACAAAAGCACACTACCTATCACCTATTGGTTTTGAAAACTTCTTGCGTACTTCCAAAGGCGGCAATATAGCCACTTCGGTTGTTTATCCAAATCCATATTGGCCAGCACAAGCCGATGGTATTCCTACTGAATAATGTTTAAAATAACATCTTTCATAACATAATTTTTATTGCTTAAATAGAAAAAGCTACCCCTCAAAGGTAGCTTTTCCTATTTTATAGCTATTTGCTATAAACTTTTTCATCGCCCCACCTTTCGTCATTTGTCATTCGTCTCTCGCAATTTCTTCTCCTTTCCGTCACTACATTCCCCCTCATTGAGGGGGCTAGGGGGAGGTTATCTCCTAGTGCCTGTGGCCTAAGGCCTAGTGCCTATTCTCTTTTCTTTCGCCTCGAAACCCCGTTTTTAACATTTTTTGCATTGCTGTGTTATACTATGAGTTAACCACTTATATACCCTTTCTATACCAATCGTCCAAGATTCGTATAAGCTTCCTATAAGCTCTCTATAAGCTGACCCCACCCTCCTTACACCTTTTTTTCACCAAAACTTCTCTCGGCTCTCTTCCGCTCTTTTCCGTTTCCTTCCGAATCCTCCTAACAGTCCCCAACACATCGCTTTTTCATCTCAACCTTTGCCAAAGTTAATCGCCCGTCGTGCTACGGCTGCCTGTGTGGCTGGCACCTTTGCCAAAGTTGAATAGTGGTATTATTGACATTTCTGGTATTATTGGCATTTACCTCATTTTCTCATTTTCTCATTTTCTCATTCTCTAATTTTCTCATTCTCTTTAAATTATTTTAAACTCAAAATTCTGTTCTCATATTTCTTGCACAATTCAAAAAAAGAAAGTACATTTGTAGCCGTTAATAACCCATAAAATTTCATATTATGCCCTATTTATTTTACATTTTATTCTTTTTTGTATTAGTATTTTTACTATCTACTTTCTTCACCGTGCGCCAACAAACCGCCGTGTCAGTAGAACGTTTCGGTAAATTCGAAAGCATTCGTCATTCGGGTTTACAAATGAAAATACCTATCATCGATAAAGTAGCCGCTCGCATCAGCCTCAAAATCCAACAGCTCGATGTCATTGTCGAAACCAAAACTTTGGACGATGTATTCGTCAAAATCAAAGTATCAGTACAGTTCGTGGTGATTAAAGAAAAAGTATACGATGCCATTTACAAGCTCGAATACCCACACGACCAGATTACCAGCTATGTATTCGACGTAGTCCGCGCCGAAGTCCCTAAGATGAAACTCGACGATGTATTCGTTAAGAAAGACGATATCGCCATCGCCGTAAAACGCGAAGTACAAGAATCGATGGAAACTTACGGTTACGACATCA is from Capnocytophaga ochracea DSM 7271 and encodes:
- a CDS encoding SPFH domain-containing protein, which gives rise to MPYLFYILFFFVLVFLLSTFFTVRQQTAVSVERFGKFESIRHSGLQMKIPIIDKVAARISLKIQQLDVIVETKTLDDVFVKIKVSVQFVVIKEKVYDAIYKLEYPHDQITSYVFDVVRAEVPKMKLDDVFVKKDDIAIAVKREVQESMETYGYDIIKTLVTDIDPDAQVKAAMNRINAAEREKVAAQYEGDAQRILIVEKAKAEAESKRLQGQGIADQRREIARGLVESVDVLHKVGISSQEASALIVVTQHYDTLQAVGQQTNSNLILLPNSPEAGSEMLNNMITSFTASAQVTETLKKKKND
- a CDS encoding SusC/RagA family TonB-linked outer membrane protein, with amino-acid sequence MKRKYLTFVMFVLSCFLTTLMAQTISVKGKVTDDKKTPLPGVSVVVKGSTHGTSTDFDGNYQIQAKAGDVLEFSFVGFTTQTKKVVGGGNSYTVNVQLKEDTQQLSEVVVVGFATQKKENLTGAVTSVDSKALENRPVNNVTQALQGNVSGLNFSVGNGGGQLDSNLSFNIRGTGTIGSGSSGSPLVLIDGMEGDMNTLNPNDIESISVLKDAASASIYGSRAAFGVILVTTKSGKDGRMTMNYSTNYRLASPVGIPNMLDSESFAYYFNEAQKNNGGAPVFEDRIVQNIKAYKAGLLKDATDWNPTKDGNGAWNDYKQSWANVDWFKEFYRTSAPSQEHNFTARGGTEKIKYYVSLGWLDAEGLSRYNTDKMSRYSAQGKISAQILPYLKLDYNSRFSRIDFSRSSYLGGLFFHNIARRWPTLPLKDPNGHYMNGNEIAQLNEGRDKTQSDELTQQLALVFNPIKGWVTNVELNYRTSTVFNNWYYLPIYKYGLHGEPIAISRDGSAPAGHSKISEAAGRYNFFNTNIYSSYTKEIEKHTVTVLAGFQSELNKTRHFWASRDGLYSKNSLSLNTSGGKNDDVGGDYQHWSTAGFFGRINYNYDSKYLLEVNARYDGSSRFLRDQRWNLFTSASVGWNIAKESFWEHLGKFGEAVSEFKLRGSYGELGNQNTDSWYPFYQTMNIGANNGNWLLNGDKTNTAYAPGLIASTLTWEKVASWNAGFDLTALKNRFKFTFELFSRKTYNMVGPAPELPPVLGTSPARINNTDMVSNGFEIITSWNDKIGENFSYNIKANLTDSRQKITKYPNKNNSLGNYYEGQYLGEIWGYQTRGIAKTDAEMTEWLKTHDQSALGNNWAAGDIMYEDLNGDGKINGGSNTVGDPGDRKIIGNTTPRYNFGLLVDLKYKNVYFSMFWQGTGKRDLIFNDSPYFRGANQNVWQSAGFKEHLDYFRPEGTDSPFGTNVDAYYPRPTMDGGGKNFVGQTRWVQNAAYVRLKNIQLGYDFPSDIMKTIGIDNLRIYISADNVFTFTKLSKIFDPEANGGSWGQGKLYPLSRVISTGLSLTF
- a CDS encoding RagB/SusD family nutrient uptake outer membrane protein; the protein is MKKIYKNIIIATFSVGLIGCNKFLDREPLSNITPQQYFNTESDMAAYTISYYNFPTHGGYSIGRFKADNGTDNQADRSPNAAWLKGQWHVPTGTDGYDFGNIRAINYFIAEVTPKIEEGKVVGNPANINHYLGEAYFLRAYEYFNRLENYGDFPIIKTVLPDNEDELIEASKRRPRNEVARFILEDLDKAISLLKSSPVEGKNRISKEVAQLFRSRVALFEGTWLKYHKGTAHVPGGAGWPGANMPYLSGFSINIDTEINYFLTEAMTSAKAVADAFPLVTNNHNTTGADVFSNPYFKMYGDNSLSGYSEVLFWRQYSAEKSVGHYTNGFLTGGGNSGYTRGFVDTFLMKNGLPIYANGSGYQGDTDLTTVKVNRDERLQLFMRVPGDYLAVTQQVNNYPDIINSIVERKSVTGYDVKKGLNGEAKYLTDAVLTETGCIVFRAAEAYLNYIEACYVKNNSLDNDASRYWKALRARAGVSEDYSATIAATDLNKENDWAVYSAGQKVDATLYNIRRERRCEFIAEGMRNNDLRRWRAMDQLRNYQIEGMNLWTSMYDKDTYKNTDGTSKLIALPAASPNISAKALSVYIRPYQIIQQNNLYYNGITWTKAHYLSPIGFENFLRTSKGGNIATSVVYPNPYWPAQADGIPTE